The sequence below is a genomic window from Mus musculus strain C57BL/6J chromosome 4, GRCm38.p6 C57BL/6J.
ATGTTGGGAGCTGTTTTCCCCATTCTCTGCTTCCCCACAGCTGCAGCAGTAGCGTGTACTATGTAATTATTCATAAACTATTTTgtgagggctggggagacagctcatcAGGTAAAGTGGGTGCCATGAAACATGAAGAGGGGGTTCAGAGCCTCAGTGTATAAGGTAGAGATGGATGAGAAACACCTATGAAAGCTTTGGGCCTTCACACACTAGTTCACACGTGTATATGTGTtcctacacacatacaaacataccacATAACACACTTATGTAAACCATGTACATATACAtcttgtaaatgaagaaaagacccagcctcattgtatgtgtgtgtgagtttgtgtgggagtggaggtgggtaTCCTCAGTGGTCAGAAGGTTTTGGAGTTCCCTGGAGCTGGCGTTTCAGTgattgtgggtgctgagaaccgaacACTGGTTCTCTGAAGCACAGCAGTGGTTGTTAACCAGCACAGCAACGAATGTTTCAAGTCGCATCTTCAAGACTCAGGGACACTCGCCTTTGAGAAGCCACATCCGTGCTCTCCAGTTCCCCTGGTGCTTTTAAGCCTAGTGCTTCAGCCtatattaaaatgtctttattaaaccccatctctgcttcataaaattttttaaaaagacttcctTGGCTATTGTAATACAGGTGACCTTATGCAAGTGTTTCATAGTTTTAAACTCATTTAAATTGTGGCTTGTTCAATCATAGCGTAGATTTGAAACATAGCTATTGTCAATGAACCTGCTCTCCACATAGACCGGGCCTAGCAGTGGGCGGTAAAAACAGGACTCAAATCCTTTAAAGTAAGGTTTGATCATAGAGTTGAACCTTGCTAATTCCTAGAGGGCACTTCCGGAATCTTGGCGGGAGAGCGAGGCTCTTTGGTTTGCTTTCCGGAaaacctctccagcctctctccaGAGCGTGGGACCGGAGCATCCCGCCCCCTCCCGTGAGTGCGGCTTTCCGATTGGTGAGAAACACAGGGGGCGAGGCTCCGGCCATGTCGGCGCAGGCGCACTGGCTTTGCGTGACTGAAGAGCGCCCGACTCAGGTATTGAGTTGCTGCTGGTGAGCATCGGTGGCCGCTGGACTTGGAGGGTGGCTAGGAAGGGCCCAGCGAATCTAGGGACAGTTTCTGGGCACGCGCACCCACGATCTGGTGTCTGCTGTCTCGCGTGCATCCTCTCAGTCGCCACAGGCTATTGGATAGTCGTGTGCTCGGTTGCAGTTCACCTTTCCCCATCTCCACCCCCGCTGTTTGAGAGCAACACTTCCGCCCTAGTTATCCTTGCGTGGCCCTTACTTAGAGGCACAGAGTTCCTAAAAGGGCCCATTTTGGACCGGTCCCGGGGATGACCTGGTGGCTCAGCCGCCTTAGggttctaaagaggaatgaagtgaccGCAGTACGCTCACTCCTCGTAAAGGCCAAGATAGAGCAGGGGTTGGAAGTTTCATCGCTGTTGTATGCTGCGCTGACGTTGGTGGTATTTGGAGGCAAATTCCCGCAATCCAGAATGGCCATGGGCCTTTTGATGTCACCTGACACAAATCAGAGCCTATGACCCTATGATCCATCTCAGAGCCTATGAATTGGGCATCATAATACACAAACCTTTAGGGCACTAGGCATTGCAAGCACACTGTGTGCAGTTTTCCTGACTGGatcgtgtgtgtgttcatgtactgTGTACCTGAAATAGGGCGAAGGCAGGGAAAAGGCCTCTTACAGGTGAGATCTGCGGTACACTCGAAAGGCAGCAAGAAACTGTCATTACCAATGCCTGTGTTAAGTTGAAAGTGTAAGGAATGCAAGGAGGCCAGTAGAGACTGTTTTAACAGTCACGGATGATGGTATCTTGAACTGAGGTGCAGGCTGGTCAGGTGGAGCAGGCTGGGCCAGAGGACTAAAAACTGTGACAGTACTGTGGAGCAGAGTAGATGAGGGCAGGTTTCTGGTTTGGCCAGAGGGTGCTTTGCAGGGTGATACTCAGATCTGCAGGGGCACCATTGTCTGAAGAGATTCTGCCTCACTAAGTTTCAAATAGCGTGTACTATGTTCTCCAAAGATGGGAGAATATATAGGTCAGAAATTCAACAGTTTGGACAGTGAAGATGCAAACTGACCAGGAATGTGTGGTGGGTGAGAGGAGCAGTTAAAACAATATTGACTTTTTTGTTGCGGCAGATTTTCATTTCCTccgatgtcctggaactcagatgtGCAAACCTAGCTGATTCTCttacctctggctcccaagtgctgggattacaaatatgcCTCAGCGCCTAGCAATACTGACTTAGTAGGGATCGAGACAAGGaattgaagaaaaaacaaacaaacaaaaaccaaaaaaagcctgCTCTTCGCTGTTGCCTGTGAGATTGCAATTGACTTGTTTCAGGGTCTCTCCCCAGTGTTCTGAAATAGTAACAATATCAAACATCCACCAGGCTCATGGCCTGTGCCAAAAACTGTTGTGAGAATTTtttctacctttaaaaaaattctcaacagtAAATGTACAAGGCTGATCTGGTGGTTATATCATTTCATGATGAAACTCTAGCACACGGGTAGCTACAGATGTGGCAGGCTGCTGGAAGTGGCCAGTGGAAGTTGGTTTAGAGCCGACTGCCTTATCTAGAGCCTGCGCATAACTGGATGCTATCTCCACAACAGGCTGGTAACATTTTCATAATCAGAAGAATATGActttctgttgttgctgctgctattggttttttgtctgttttgtttgtttttgtattttttaaaaaaggtctctctacatagcccttaCTGTTCTGGCACTCACTAtgtaccagactggcctcaaactcagagatctgcctgtctctgcttctcaagtactggagtgctgggattaaatgcatctGCCACTATACCCAGATGGATTTCTTTAAGTGGTACTGTGATGTGCTGGGCTAATAGACATGGAAGGATCCACATCTTGGATCCCGTGCTGAGAACCAAGTTAATCGTCATCCCACGTGACTCATTTTTCTCCAGGTGCCAGGGTGTCATGGAAGGTCTGCTGACAAGATGCAGAACACTGTCTGCCTTGGCTGCCTGCAGCCTCCGTCACTGCAGATACATCATCCACAAGTGTTACCATCGTGCGCCCGGGAGAGGGCAGCGCTTGGTATTATCCCGCATGTTCCAGCCTCAGAACCTTCGGGAAGACCAGGTGCTTTCTCTGGAGGGCAGAGCTAGCGACCTGACCTGTAAGAGCCAGCGGCTGATGCTGCAAGTGGGCCTGATCCTTCCAGCCAGCCCTGGCTGTTACCACCTCATGCCCTATACAGTGCGTGCCGTGGAGAAGCTTGTGCGGGTGATAGACCAGGAGATGCAGGCCATCGGCGGGCAGAAAATCAACATGCCCAGCCTCAGCCCAGCTGAGCTGTGGCGGGCCACCAGCCGCTGGGACCTGATGGGCAGGGAGCTGCTGAGACTGAGAGACAGGCACGGCAAAGAGTACTGCTTGGGACCGACTCATGAGGAAGCGGTTACAGCCCTGGTTGCCTCCCAGAAGAAACTTTCCTACAAGCAGCTCCCCTTGTTGTTGTACCAGGTTACAAGGAAGTTTCGGGATGAGCCCAGGCCCCGGTTTGGTCTTCTCCGTGGCCGGGAGTTCTATATGAAGGACATGTACACCTTTGATTCCTCCTCTGAGGCTGCCCAGGAAACCTACGGCCTGGTGTGTGATGCTTACTGTAGGCTGTTTGACAGGCTGGGATTGCAATGGATGAAGGCCAGGGCAGATGTGGGCAGCATCGGGGGCACGATGTCCCATGAATTCCAGCTACCAGTGGACATTGGAGAGGACCGCCTTGTGGTCTGTCCCAGCTGCCACTTCTCCGCCAACACAGAGATACTAGACTTGTCACAAAAAATCTGCCCTGACTGCCAGGGTCCACTGACAGAAACCAAAGGCATTGAGGTGGGGCACACATTCTACCTTAGTACCAAGTACTCTTCCATTTTCAATGCCCTCTTTACCAATGCCCATGGGGAATCTTTGCTGGCTGAAATGGGGTGCTACGGGCTGGGAGTCACTCGGATCCTGGCTGCAGCCATCGAAGTTCTCTCTACGGAAGACTGCATCCGCTGGCCCCGCCTCCTTGCCCCTTACCAAGTCTGTGTCATCCCCCCTAAGAAAGGCAGCAAGGAGACAGCAGCCACAGAGATTGTGGAGAAGTTATATGATGACATCATGGAGGCTGTGCCCCAGCTCCGAGGGGAGGTCCTGCTGGACGACAGGACCCACCTGACCATTGGAAACAGACTGAAAGATGCCAACAAGCTTGGCTACCCCTTTGTGATCATTGCGGGCAAGAGGGCCTTGGAGGACCCAGCACACTTTGAGGTTTGGTCTCAGAACACTGGTGAGGTGGTCTTCCTCACCAAAGAGGGAGTCATGGAACTACTAACTGGAGTGCATGTTGTCTAGGGGGCCAACCACACCTGCCCCTAGGATTGGTGTCCACTGTAACACTGTAGTTCCCTCCACTTCTGTCCTGGGTGGTTTCTCCAGAAGTGGCTTCTCGTGGAAGGGGAGAGCGTGTTAGGAAAAACTCTACTCCtcccttgtgatggtttgtatgtagCCATTAACTCCGTCCTCCCTGGGCTAGTTGTGCTACCATACACCGTTCCTTTTACATGTGGACACTTCTGTTAGGAGGGCTGAAAGGTGGCAAAGAGACCCAGGTCACTTTCCCTTGAGCTGAGTTTCTGGGTGTAAGATGAGAATGCTTGAAAGCTGGGGCCATgcttccccaaccccaccccacagtCTGAGCACACGCCTTGCATTTCATTCAATCCAGATAGTGGGGCTACCggcccttctcctctgagaagctgGGAGCCGCATAGTCTGGAACCTGGCTGCTGCTAATTCACTGGTGACTCGACACACCCACACCCCTGCTGGGGCCTGAGACTCCCTTCTGGATGTGGAGATGGAGTTGGGTCTGTGAGGTCCTAGGGCTGGCTCTCACTGAGCCTCCACAAGACACATGGATCTGGTCGCTCATGCCTCTAAGCTTCCTCAGAAGTTGTCATAATTGCCAGATGGCCCAAAGCTACCTCCAGATACCTGACCTTACTGGGTCACTTCAGCACTGAGATCATGTTCTGTTGATTGAATAAAGTCAAGCCTTTGGGgtgaactcgtgtgtgtgtgtgtgtgtgtgtgtgtgtgtgacctactTCAGCAGTACACCCAGTAGACTGCTCTCCCCCTCTGCCTCACAGGGTCTGGGAAATGGTTTCAGCAGTTTCTTCCAGACTTCAGGAGCTGCACGCTCCGGCCCCATGGTGACCTTGTTGTGGGTTTAGAATTGAATTCCTGTTGCTACAACAGGAGTGACTGGTAGAGAGCTGACTAGATTCTGTGGGAAACTGGAAGTAGGGGCTGGATTCCACAGCAGTGGCCCTATTCATTGTTCCAGTATCCAGCTGAAGAAGATGGCAGGCTTTCCATCCTAGGCCCTGTGATCGCTACGTGTGCAGCTCCCTAGTCCACGGAATAGTGGGTCTTGCCCACCTTGGTTAACACTCTGGATGGGCTCTCACAGACACATCCAGAGGTGAGCCTCGTAAATCTAGGCAGCTCTAAGCCAAACAACTTGCCGTTGACGGTAAATCATCATAAAAAGGTCTCCAGGCTCCAAAGCTGGTCCTTCGAGCCATTAGGGCTTGGCAGATATATGCACCAGGAAACTCGACAGTGTGTTTGAGGGTAGAGTTACTGTAGACTCGCAGCAGCTGGACAGACTTAGCGGAGAAAGTGGGCCAAGCACCTACACCCCATGTCATGCTTCTGGCCAGATATCAGGTGAACAGCCACTTCCAGCCGCGTGCTCCTGCAACCAGGCTGTTATACCCACGCACAAGGGTCCATGTGACTGTGAACTGAACCCTCTAAAACCCAAATATTGCCTCTTTGGGTCATTTCTTTGGAGTACTTTGGTCACAGTGGCATGAGAAGTGATCTGCCTTTGTAATACTTGAAGTTCTGAGAGCAAGCTTGGGTCAGGCTGCATGACAGAGGCTCTTAGTTTACTGCAGTTGCAGTCAGAATCAAGAGCTGCTGGATGAAGatcatctcccccaccccatcccacattGTACTTGATTGAGTGATTCCATTGGGTATCAGGCTGGTGTCAGCCCTCTGCTTTTAATGGTCTGGTTTTCTGAGGGGGCTCCCTTGTGCCACAGCTGTTATGGCACCTTTGAATGCTGCTTCCAGATCTTAATACTGTGCAAGGCCAGTGCTGTTACATTTTACAGCTCCATTTAACCAAGTATCTATGGACACACAGCTATTGAGGATCGCAGCTAGAATTCAGATGCTGGCCCTAAGCTGTGCCTCTCTTACTACACTGCTTGACTTCTGCCTGAAAAAAAGTAGTTTTAATAAGTAAAACTAAATCTTTGCCTATGTAAGTAGCATTGTGAGCGATTTAGATTCATGCACATAGGGGctgagatatagctcagttggtaagagtatTTGCATGGTGTCCTGGGATGGGTCCTCAGCACTGCATAACCAGGCTTGGTGGTGTAACGTCTGTAATGCCAGCATATGGAAGCAGAAGATTAAGAAGGTCAAGGTTATCCTTTGCTACACAGCAGACCTGAGACAGCCTGGGACCcttgtcacaaacaaaacaacatgcACGGGTGTTTAATTTATTCCTTTTGGTGCAGGAGTTGAATCAAGGGGATTACACACATCAGGCAgtttaccactgagctgcagaCCCACACATCCCCACAGGCTGGGACCGGGGAACTTTCCTAGCACTTGGTTTACAGATGGGAACAGCCTGGAGTTGGGACAGAGTGGCTCATGCCATCCTACTGGTAAGTAGCAGGTCAGCCATTGAGTTGCCAAAGCCTCATAGGCTGCTGAAACTGGTACCCAATCGTCTGTCTCCCAGCAAGGAGCTAAAGCGCAGAACCACCCTGGCCAGGCTTGAGTGTTAGGCATGGGGACCACAGGGTCACTAAGCTAGTGTTCCGGTAGCCAGGGCCAGTGTTATTTGGTGAGCAGACCAGAGATTTGAAGCGCTATAATCCTAGACTGAGCACTTCCAGGAGTTGTGACTTCAGACAATTTGTCCTTTCGCACCTCCTTGGTAAGATGCTTGGAGAAATGGCAGCCTCCTTGTAGGGCAATGTGGGGTTGACAGAGCCACTTGTGTGAAACACTAACTTTTAGTGTGCAGTCAAGAAACCCTTCTCTTTCCCCTAAGGATGCATTCCCATAACTTAGGAAACCCCCCAGCTTGGCTCCGCCACATTATCCTAAGACCTGGATCTTGTTTGGGGGGGAGCTTTACAGCTTTCTTGGGAGAGTCAAAGAAACGGGACACCAACAGAATGCTTCCTCTTGGAACATTCAAACGCACAGCATACTCTCTTCTGAACCCAAGGATTTTATCTCTTGCCATAAACTACTGAACTGGAGTTGGTGGCTGGGTAATTCAGTGCAGGCTGAAAGATCACTGCTCACTCCTTGGGGAGGTCTAAAGGCAACTGACTGACTGGGAAATAGCTGGATTAATACTTAGGGACAAAGCCTGGTACAGAATAAACCCATCATGTAAATCAGCCTAGAATGTAAACCAGAGGCCCCGTTAATATTCTATGTTCTAATGGAAgatcacctgctgagccaccagGAAAGGCACTTGGCAGACATAAGTTGAAATTGCCCCTTTTCTTAACTGCCTGGATACCAAGCCTCTTCAGAGTTCCTGCAGCCCATTTCTATGTTAAGATGCCAGTATGCTTTAGTGGATTGTTTGGTTGCAAGGGCTTTGTTTTACTGGAGAAAGAATGGGAAAATAATTTTAGGTGTTACTGCAAACTtaagggcttttgttttgttttttaaggtactTGATTTAAAACAACGGTTCACCTTTTAGTGTGAGCGTCCAGATGGACTAAGAATCCATGGGCCACTTACTAGGTGTATGACTCTGAAGGGGATTCCCTTCGAGCCTCAGCACCTCAGTCCTTGCAGGTAAAATGGGTCCCCGCACAAAGGGGTGGCATGTTTTTGCTTCCCATGCTGAGGCGGAACTCTAGCTCGGGGACCACATCCCCGGGTCGTAGTAGCTTGCCAGGCTGCTAACAAGCTCCCTGGTTGAGTGTAATCGCCCTTGGCTAATGAACCTGCCGGGCGGGCAAGGTGCAGAGGGCGCACACACAGGCGATGGCGACACAGCTTCCCACTTGCAAGTCAGGGGCTCTCCTCGGGCTGTTGAGGCTGTAAGCAGAACACTGTATATTTCCAAGACACAAACAACAGGAGAGTGGTTACCAGAATCTGGAGATGCTGTCagcggagggaggagggaggggatggctGGCAAATAGGGATGCAGGAAATGGAGGTGAAGGGGGAAGCACTTTAAGGCTCTGTAAGGCAGGAGGACAACTCTGGCTCACAGCGCTTCACTGACTATTGTAAAATGGCCCGTGGAAGGGATCTTCAGGGTTTGCAAGCTATAAAGAGAGGATGTATGTGTGATCTCTCATTACACAGTGAATACAGATACAGAAATGCCACACTACAT
It includes:
- the Pars2 gene encoding probable proline--tRNA ligase, mitochondrial isoform 1 (isoform 1 is encoded by transcript variant 4), with the translated sequence MEGLLTRCRTLSALAACSLRHCRYIIHKCYHRAPGRGQRLVLSRMFQPQNLREDQVLSLEGRASDLTCKSQRLMLQVGLILPASPGCYHLMPYTVRAVEKLVRVIDQEMQAIGGQKINMPSLSPAELWRATSRWDLMGRELLRLRDRHGKEYCLGPTHEEAVTALVASQKKLSYKQLPLLLYQVTRKFRDEPRPRFGLLRGREFYMKDMYTFDSSSEAAQETYGLVCDAYCRLFDRLGLQWMKARADVGSIGGTMSHEFQLPVDIGEDRLVVCPSCHFSANTEILDLSQKICPDCQGPLTETKGIEVGHTFYLSTKYSSIFNALFTNAHGESLLAEMGCYGLGVTRILAAAIEVLSTEDCIRWPRLLAPYQVCVIPPKKGSKETAATEIVEKLYDDIMEAVPQLRGEVLLDDRTHLTIGNRLKDANKLGYPFVIIAGKRALEDPAHFEVWSQNTGEVVFLTKEGVMELLTGVHVV
- the Pars2 gene encoding probable proline--tRNA ligase, mitochondrial isoform 2 (isoform 2 is encoded by transcript variant 3); protein product: MCWANRHGRIHILDPVLRTKLIVIPRDSFFSRCQGVMEGLLTRCRTLSALAACSLRHCRYIIHKCYHRAPGRGQRLVLSRMFQPQNLREDQVLSLEGRASDLTCKSQRLMLQVGLILPASPGCYHLMPYTVRAVEKLVRVIDQEMQAIGGQKINMPSLSPAELWRATSRWDLMGRELLRLRDRHGKEYCLGPTHEEAVTALVASQKKLSYKQLPLLLYQVTRKFRDEPRPRFGLLRGREFYMKDMYTFDSSSEAAQETYGLVCDAYCRLFDRLGLQWMKARADVGSIGGTMSHEFQLPVDIGEDRLVVCPSCHFSANTEILDLSQKICPDCQGPLTETKGIEVGHTFYLSTKYSSIFNALFTNAHGESLLAEMGCYGLGVTRILAAAIEVLSTEDCIRWPRLLAPYQVCVIPPKKGSKETAATEIVEKLYDDIMEAVPQLRGEVLLDDRTHLTIGNRLKDANKLGYPFVIIAGKRALEDPAHFEVWSQNTGEVVFLTKEGVMELLTGVHVV